The following coding sequences are from one Nicotiana tomentosiformis chromosome 3, ASM39032v3, whole genome shotgun sequence window:
- the LOC104121642 gene encoding germin-like protein subfamily T member 2, which translates to MAALKSQSGLSIRVTFLLIILVVLPFPSHSADPDPLQDFCVGILNSTSTSLNGFPCKPASQVTSDDFFFDGLSKEGNTDNVFGFNVTPGNVLSFPGLNTLGLSMNRVDYAPGGMNPPHSHPRATESGVVIKGKLFVGFVTTDNMFYSKVLTAGQMFVVPRGLVHFQMNVGKGKALTFTAFNSHLPGTVVVPTTLFASKPPIPNDVLTKTFQVEASVIDGIKAKFGA; encoded by the coding sequence ATGGCTGCCCTGAAGTCTCAGTCGGGGTTGTCTATTCGTGTGACATTCTTGTTGATAATTCTGGTAGTCTTACCGTTTCCTTCTCACTCAGCTGATCCTGATCCACTGCAGGATTTCTGTGTTGGAATTCTGAACAGCACATCAACATCTCTAAACGGTTTTCCTTGCAAGCCTGCTTCCCAAGTTACTTCGGATGACTTCTTCTTTGATGGTCTAAGCAAAGAGGGAAACACAGACAATGTATTTGGATTCAATGTGACCCCAGGAAATGTTCTTTCTTTCCCAGGCTTGAACACGTTAGGTCTCTCAATGAATCGAGTAGACTATGCCCCGGGAGGGATGAATCCACCCCATTCACACCCTCGTGCAACTGAGTCCGGGGTTGTCATCAAGGGGAAACTCTTTGTTGGGTTCGTGACAACGGACAACATGTTCTATTCCAAAGTTTTGACTGCAGGACAGATGTTTGTGGTACCCCGAGGACTAGTGCATTTCCAAATGAATGTTGGGAAGGGGAAGGCATTGACCTTCACAGCTTTTAACAGTCATTTGCCAGGCACAGTCGTCGTTCCAACTACACTATTTGCTTCCAAACCTCCCATTCCTAATGATGTGTTGACTAAGACCTTCCAAGTTGAAGCTAGTGTCATTGATGGCATCAAGGCCAAATTTGGTGCTTAA
- the LOC104121643 gene encoding transcription factor BHLH089 isoform X1, translating to MDPPIINEASFSAANPSSYSLAEIWPFSTAANGGGNGDLGGGGLGLRMSSFTDLLEAAANSVNESTVTEQSGRSGGGGGTAAVRKRDVNSEDDSSKLVSTSDANDLQDGSVAKRQKASESKEENGGSKVEAESSSRTVNKGTEQSSKPEPPKDYIHVRARRGQATDSHSLAERARREKISERMKILQDLVPGCNKVIGKALVLDEIINYIQSLQRQVEFLSMKLEAVNSRMSHPIDTFPSKDLAPSAFDATGMIFGAQAPREYAQGAQSEWLHMQVGSSFDRAT from the exons ATGGATCCACCTATTATTAATGAGGCATCATTCTCGGCGGCCAACCCGAGTTCTTACAGCTTAGCTGAGATTTGGCCGTTTTCCACTGCAGCAAATGGTGGCGGCAACGGCGACCTTGGTGGAGGAGGCCTGGGTCTCAGAATGAGCAGCTTTACGGATTTATTAGAGGCGGCTGCTAACTCCGTTAACGAATCTACTGTGACGGAGCAAAGCGGAAGAAGCGGCGGCGGCGGCGGAACTGCTGCTGTCAGGAAGAGGGATGTGAATTCGGAGGATGACTCTTCTAAGCTTGTTTCTACTAGTGATGCTAATGATTTG CAGGATGGTTCAGTCGCCAAACGCCAGAAAGCATCAGAATCTAAAGAAGAAAATGGCGGCTCAAAGGTAGAAGCAGAATCCAGTTCCCGGACGGTTAACAAGGGCACTGAACAAAGTAGTAAACCTGAGCCACCCAAGGATTACATCCATGTAAGGGCAAGAAGGGGTCAAGCTACTGACAGTCACAGCCTAGCAGAGAGG GCGAGGAGAGAAAAAATAAGCGAGAGGATGAAAATTCTGCAAGATTTGGTTCCTGGATGTAATAAG GTTATTGGAAAAGCTCTTGTTCTTGATGAAATAATAAATTATATCCAGTCACTACAGCGTCAAGTGGAG TTCTTGTCCATGAAGCTTGAAGCAGTCAATTCAAGGATGAGCCACCCTATAGATACCTTTCCTTCAAAAGAT CTTGCACCGTCAGCATTTGATGCCACTGGAATGATTTTTGGTGCACAAGCACCGAGAGAATATGCTCAAGGAGCACAATCCGAGTGGCTCCATATGCAGGTTGGTAGCAGCTTTGACAGAGCAACATGA
- the LOC104121637 gene encoding probable myosin-binding protein 5 isoform X2, which yields MASRSFKRLVEQKMGRVGVFFIYAILEWVMIIILFIDGFLAFFTNEFAKFFELKVPCLLCTRIDHIFIKRNSSFYYNDSICEVHKKDISSLAYCHVHKKLSDIRNMCEGCLLSFATEKDSDCDRYKSLVGILHKDIDCFVDGDDQRVSIKSVKNEDEVIKTGAVVILRCSCCGEPLKLRSKYLRNSSINENIYSQAPAPSPRSPLTIWRNEESRNLELPHFRYTELKFTSENDSDLPDDEGHQNAGRDDIKAASVPLLPDPEDIHDDSCKTPNSARNKFFGIPLSDSAQASPKWPYRPRKLGGDKSEFISDANDTSAADDDILHRLKRQVRLDRKSLMELYMELDEERSASAVAANNAMAMITRLQAEKAAVQMEALQYQRMMEEQAEYDQEALQVMKDLVLKREEEIKVLEAELETYREKYGHIKKVGSEVCEVDADDDYQELKSHSVSSFGERSDCGSPREVDQDGVNELHIERPREYGEGIVDQSNLDFENERSYLQGLLTNLEKKIKIPPDVESHVLEPNVIQERGNENKVTLTREVSLIRERLRAVEAESGFLKHAAMTLQRGGEGTKLLTEIAQHLRELRYSDTATGNADA from the exons ATGGCTTCGCGATCTTTTAAGCGTTTGGTTGAACAGAAGATGGGGAGAGTTGGGGTTTTCTTCATATATGCTATTCTTGAATGGGTGATGATCATTATTCTTTTCATTGATGGCTTTCTTGCATTTTTCACCAATGAATTCGCTAAATTCTTCGAACTGAAAGTTCCCTGCTTGCTATGCACGAGAATCGATCACATTTTCATTAAAAGaaactccagtttctattataatGATTCCATTTGCGAAGTTCACAAGAAGGACATCTCTTCCCTTGCGTATTGTCATGTCCACAAGAAGCTTTCTGATATTAGGAACATGTGTGAAGGCTGCCTTCTCTCATTTGCAACAGAGAAGGATTCTGATTGTGATAGGTACAAGTCATTAGTTGGGATTTTGCATAAAGACATTGATTGCTTTGTGGATGGAGATGATCAGAGAGTTTCCATAAAATCAGTGAAGAATGAAGATGAGGTCATCAAAACAGGAGCTGTTGTTATCCTGAGGTGTTCTTGTTGTGGGGAGCCTCTgaaattgaggtctaaatattTGCGGAACTCGTCTataaatgaaaatatttattcTCAAGCTCCTGCCCCGTCTCCTCGATCTCCCTTGACAATATGGAGAAATGAGGAATCGCGCAATCTAGAATTGCCTCATTTCCGGTACACAGAGCTCAAGTTTACCTCAGAAAATGACTCGGACCTTCCAGATGATGAGGGTCACCAAAATGCAG GTAGAGATGATATTAAAGCTGCTAGTGTCCCACTTCTACCAGATCCTGAGGACATACATGATGATTCTTGCAAAACCCCAAATTCTGCAAGAAATAAATTCTTTGGAATCCCATTGTCAGACTCAGCTCAAGCCAGTCCTAAGTGGCCTTATAGGCCCAGAAAATTGGGTGGTGATAAGAGTGAATTCATTTCAGATGCTAATGACACGAGTGCAGCAGACGATGACATCTTGCATCGCTTAAAGAGGCAGGTTCGTCTGGACCGAAAGTCTCTCATGGAACTGTACATGGAATTGGATGAAGAAAGAAGTGCCTCTGCTGTTGCAGCAAACAATGCCATGGCAATGATCACGCGCTTGCAAGCAGAGAAGGCAGCTGTCCAAATGGAAGCATTGCAATATCAGAGAATGATGGAAGAACAAGCAGAATATGACCAAGAGGCCTTGCAAGTCATGAAAGACCTAGTTTTGAAGAGGGAGGAAGAGATAAAGGTATTGGAGGCTGAACTCGAGACCTACAGGGAGAAATATGGACATATCAAGAAAGTAGGTAGTGAGGTCTGTGAAGTCGATGCAGATGATGATTATCAAGAGTTGAAATCTCATTCTGTATCATCCTTCGGTGAAAGATCAGACTGTGGCAGTCCTCGTGAAGTAGATCAAGATGGAGTAAACGAGCTCCATATTGAACGTCCTAGGGAATATGGAGAGGGAATTGTTGATCAATCAAACCTTGATTTTGAGAACGAGAGATCTTATCTACAGGGTTTGTTGACAAACCTTGAAAAGAAGATTAAAATACCTCCTGATGTTGAATCTCATGTGTTAGAGCCTAATGTTATTCAAGAAAGAG GAAATGAGAATAAGGTTACCCTTACAAGAGAAGTGTCTCTAATCAGAGAGAGATTGAGAGCTGTAGAAGCAGAAAGTGGCTTCTTAAAACACGCGGCCATGACATTACAGAGGGGTGGAGAAGGAACAAAACTCTTGACTGAGATAGCTCAACATCTGCGGGAGCTTAGATACTCTGATACAGCAACAGGGAATGCAGATGCATGA
- the LOC104121643 gene encoding transcription factor BHLH089 isoform X3, with translation MDPPIINEASFSAANPSSYSLAEIWPFSTAANGGGNGDLGGGGLGLRMSSFTDLLEAAANSVNESTVTEQSGRSGGGGGTAAVRKRDVNSEDDSSKLVSTSDANDLQDGSVAKRQKASESKEENGGSKVEAESSSRTVNKGTEQSSKPEPPKDYIHVRARRGQATDSHSLAERARREKISERMKILQDLVPGCNKFLSMKLEAVNSRMSHPIDTFPSKDLAPSAFDATGMIFGAQAPREYAQGAQSEWLHMQVGSSFDRAT, from the exons ATGGATCCACCTATTATTAATGAGGCATCATTCTCGGCGGCCAACCCGAGTTCTTACAGCTTAGCTGAGATTTGGCCGTTTTCCACTGCAGCAAATGGTGGCGGCAACGGCGACCTTGGTGGAGGAGGCCTGGGTCTCAGAATGAGCAGCTTTACGGATTTATTAGAGGCGGCTGCTAACTCCGTTAACGAATCTACTGTGACGGAGCAAAGCGGAAGAAGCGGCGGCGGCGGCGGAACTGCTGCTGTCAGGAAGAGGGATGTGAATTCGGAGGATGACTCTTCTAAGCTTGTTTCTACTAGTGATGCTAATGATTTG CAGGATGGTTCAGTCGCCAAACGCCAGAAAGCATCAGAATCTAAAGAAGAAAATGGCGGCTCAAAGGTAGAAGCAGAATCCAGTTCCCGGACGGTTAACAAGGGCACTGAACAAAGTAGTAAACCTGAGCCACCCAAGGATTACATCCATGTAAGGGCAAGAAGGGGTCAAGCTACTGACAGTCACAGCCTAGCAGAGAGG GCGAGGAGAGAAAAAATAAGCGAGAGGATGAAAATTCTGCAAGATTTGGTTCCTGGATGTAATAAG TTCTTGTCCATGAAGCTTGAAGCAGTCAATTCAAGGATGAGCCACCCTATAGATACCTTTCCTTCAAAAGAT CTTGCACCGTCAGCATTTGATGCCACTGGAATGATTTTTGGTGCACAAGCACCGAGAGAATATGCTCAAGGAGCACAATCCGAGTGGCTCCATATGCAGGTTGGTAGCAGCTTTGACAGAGCAACATGA
- the LOC104121641 gene encoding 5-formyltetrahydrofolate cyclo-ligase, mitochondrial-like isoform X1 → MTNPWTVASIPRFFFTRSAILRRQPSPCSGVATMSAAGEKNFSSDAAHLETIFKQKKALRSVVKRDLKSMDPILRSQEDEAIQRIVMEAPWFKACKRLCAYISSSALREVDTTQIMSHFLGSHPEDLQMQKKLFVPRVEDRNRNMRMLHISSTDDLIANSMDILEPAPVDADGNEREDVLFANEPVDLFLLPGLAFDKAGRRLGRGGGYYDTFLSRYQELAMERNWKQPLKIALCYSVQIVDEGTIPLTPNDILVDALVSPSGVIPISPAALEIRH, encoded by the exons ATGACCAATCCTTGGACAGTAGCATCCATCCCCCGCTTCTTCTTCACCCGCTCCGCCATCCTCCGCCGTCAACCTTCACCGTGTTCCGGCGTGGCCACCATGAGCGCCGCCGGAGAAAAGAACTTCAGTTCGGACGCTGCCCATTTGGAAACAATTTTCAAGCAGAAAAAGGCCCTCCGTTCTGTTGTTAAAAGAGATCTCAAGTCCATGGATCCCATCCTTAGATCCCAAGAag ATGAAGCAATACAAAGGATTGTAATGGAAGCTCCATGGTTTAAGGCTTGCAAGAGATTGTGTGCTTACATAAGCTCTAGTGCTTTGCGAGAAGTAGATACAACCCAAATAATGTCTCATTTTCTCGGAAGCCATCCAGAG GATTTGCAGATGCAAAAGAAGCTTTTTGTTCCAAGAGTGGAGGATAGGAACAGAAACATGCGAATGCTTCACATCTCAAGCACTGATGATTTGATTGCAAATTCAATGGACATTCTGGAACCAGCTCCAGTAGATGCTGATGGAAATGAACGTGAAGATG TTTTGTTCGCAAATGAGCCTGTTGATTTGTTTCTTTTACCTG GACTTGCATTTGATAAAGCTGGAAGACGGTTGGGCCGCGGTGGAGG TTACTACGACACCTTTTTGTCAAGATATCAAGAGCTTGCAATGGAGCGGAATTGGAAGCAGCCTCTCAAAA TTGCACTTTGTTATTCAGTGCAGATAGTGGATGAGGGTACTATACCACTAACTCCAAATGATATTCTTGTGGACGCACTTGTATCACCTTCCGGTGTGATTCCTATTAGTCCAGCTGCGCTGGAGATACGCCATTGA
- the LOC104121637 gene encoding probable myosin-binding protein 5 isoform X1 has translation MASRSFKRLVEQKMGRVGVFFIYAILEWVMIIILFIDGFLAFFTNEFAKFFELKVPCLLCTRIDHIFIKRNSSFYYNDSICEVHKKDISSLAYCHVHKKLSDIRNMCEGCLLSFATEKDSDCDRYKSLVGILHKDIDCFVDGDDQRVSIKSVKNEDEVIKTGAVVILRCSCCGEPLKLRSKYLRNSSINENIYSQAPAPSPRSPLTIWRNEESRNLELPHFRYTELKFTSENDSDLPDDEGHQNAAGRDDIKAASVPLLPDPEDIHDDSCKTPNSARNKFFGIPLSDSAQASPKWPYRPRKLGGDKSEFISDANDTSAADDDILHRLKRQVRLDRKSLMELYMELDEERSASAVAANNAMAMITRLQAEKAAVQMEALQYQRMMEEQAEYDQEALQVMKDLVLKREEEIKVLEAELETYREKYGHIKKVGSEVCEVDADDDYQELKSHSVSSFGERSDCGSPREVDQDGVNELHIERPREYGEGIVDQSNLDFENERSYLQGLLTNLEKKIKIPPDVESHVLEPNVIQERGNENKVTLTREVSLIRERLRAVEAESGFLKHAAMTLQRGGEGTKLLTEIAQHLRELRYSDTATGNADA, from the exons ATGGCTTCGCGATCTTTTAAGCGTTTGGTTGAACAGAAGATGGGGAGAGTTGGGGTTTTCTTCATATATGCTATTCTTGAATGGGTGATGATCATTATTCTTTTCATTGATGGCTTTCTTGCATTTTTCACCAATGAATTCGCTAAATTCTTCGAACTGAAAGTTCCCTGCTTGCTATGCACGAGAATCGATCACATTTTCATTAAAAGaaactccagtttctattataatGATTCCATTTGCGAAGTTCACAAGAAGGACATCTCTTCCCTTGCGTATTGTCATGTCCACAAGAAGCTTTCTGATATTAGGAACATGTGTGAAGGCTGCCTTCTCTCATTTGCAACAGAGAAGGATTCTGATTGTGATAGGTACAAGTCATTAGTTGGGATTTTGCATAAAGACATTGATTGCTTTGTGGATGGAGATGATCAGAGAGTTTCCATAAAATCAGTGAAGAATGAAGATGAGGTCATCAAAACAGGAGCTGTTGTTATCCTGAGGTGTTCTTGTTGTGGGGAGCCTCTgaaattgaggtctaaatattTGCGGAACTCGTCTataaatgaaaatatttattcTCAAGCTCCTGCCCCGTCTCCTCGATCTCCCTTGACAATATGGAGAAATGAGGAATCGCGCAATCTAGAATTGCCTCATTTCCGGTACACAGAGCTCAAGTTTACCTCAGAAAATGACTCGGACCTTCCAGATGATGAGGGTCACCAAAATGCAG CAGGTAGAGATGATATTAAAGCTGCTAGTGTCCCACTTCTACCAGATCCTGAGGACATACATGATGATTCTTGCAAAACCCCAAATTCTGCAAGAAATAAATTCTTTGGAATCCCATTGTCAGACTCAGCTCAAGCCAGTCCTAAGTGGCCTTATAGGCCCAGAAAATTGGGTGGTGATAAGAGTGAATTCATTTCAGATGCTAATGACACGAGTGCAGCAGACGATGACATCTTGCATCGCTTAAAGAGGCAGGTTCGTCTGGACCGAAAGTCTCTCATGGAACTGTACATGGAATTGGATGAAGAAAGAAGTGCCTCTGCTGTTGCAGCAAACAATGCCATGGCAATGATCACGCGCTTGCAAGCAGAGAAGGCAGCTGTCCAAATGGAAGCATTGCAATATCAGAGAATGATGGAAGAACAAGCAGAATATGACCAAGAGGCCTTGCAAGTCATGAAAGACCTAGTTTTGAAGAGGGAGGAAGAGATAAAGGTATTGGAGGCTGAACTCGAGACCTACAGGGAGAAATATGGACATATCAAGAAAGTAGGTAGTGAGGTCTGTGAAGTCGATGCAGATGATGATTATCAAGAGTTGAAATCTCATTCTGTATCATCCTTCGGTGAAAGATCAGACTGTGGCAGTCCTCGTGAAGTAGATCAAGATGGAGTAAACGAGCTCCATATTGAACGTCCTAGGGAATATGGAGAGGGAATTGTTGATCAATCAAACCTTGATTTTGAGAACGAGAGATCTTATCTACAGGGTTTGTTGACAAACCTTGAAAAGAAGATTAAAATACCTCCTGATGTTGAATCTCATGTGTTAGAGCCTAATGTTATTCAAGAAAGAG GAAATGAGAATAAGGTTACCCTTACAAGAGAAGTGTCTCTAATCAGAGAGAGATTGAGAGCTGTAGAAGCAGAAAGTGGCTTCTTAAAACACGCGGCCATGACATTACAGAGGGGTGGAGAAGGAACAAAACTCTTGACTGAGATAGCTCAACATCTGCGGGAGCTTAGATACTCTGATACAGCAACAGGGAATGCAGATGCATGA
- the LOC104121641 gene encoding 5-formyltetrahydrofolate cyclo-ligase, mitochondrial-like isoform X2, with amino-acid sequence MTNPWTVASIPRFFFTRSAILRRQPSPCSGVATMSAAGEKNFSSDAAHLETIFKQKKALRSVVKRDLKSMDPILRSQEDEAIQRIVMEAPWFKACKRLCAYISSSALREVDTTQIMSHFLGSHPEMQKKLFVPRVEDRNRNMRMLHISSTDDLIANSMDILEPAPVDADGNEREDVLFANEPVDLFLLPGLAFDKAGRRLGRGGGYYDTFLSRYQELAMERNWKQPLKIALCYSVQIVDEGTIPLTPNDILVDALVSPSGVIPISPAALEIRH; translated from the exons ATGACCAATCCTTGGACAGTAGCATCCATCCCCCGCTTCTTCTTCACCCGCTCCGCCATCCTCCGCCGTCAACCTTCACCGTGTTCCGGCGTGGCCACCATGAGCGCCGCCGGAGAAAAGAACTTCAGTTCGGACGCTGCCCATTTGGAAACAATTTTCAAGCAGAAAAAGGCCCTCCGTTCTGTTGTTAAAAGAGATCTCAAGTCCATGGATCCCATCCTTAGATCCCAAGAag ATGAAGCAATACAAAGGATTGTAATGGAAGCTCCATGGTTTAAGGCTTGCAAGAGATTGTGTGCTTACATAAGCTCTAGTGCTTTGCGAGAAGTAGATACAACCCAAATAATGTCTCATTTTCTCGGAAGCCATCCAGAG ATGCAAAAGAAGCTTTTTGTTCCAAGAGTGGAGGATAGGAACAGAAACATGCGAATGCTTCACATCTCAAGCACTGATGATTTGATTGCAAATTCAATGGACATTCTGGAACCAGCTCCAGTAGATGCTGATGGAAATGAACGTGAAGATG TTTTGTTCGCAAATGAGCCTGTTGATTTGTTTCTTTTACCTG GACTTGCATTTGATAAAGCTGGAAGACGGTTGGGCCGCGGTGGAGG TTACTACGACACCTTTTTGTCAAGATATCAAGAGCTTGCAATGGAGCGGAATTGGAAGCAGCCTCTCAAAA TTGCACTTTGTTATTCAGTGCAGATAGTGGATGAGGGTACTATACCACTAACTCCAAATGATATTCTTGTGGACGCACTTGTATCACCTTCCGGTGTGATTCCTATTAGTCCAGCTGCGCTGGAGATACGCCATTGA
- the LOC104121641 gene encoding 5-formyltetrahydrofolate cyclo-ligase, mitochondrial-like isoform X4 has product MTNPWTVASIPRFFFTRSAILRRQPSPCSGVATMSAAGEKNFSSDAAHLETIFKQKKALRSVVKRDLKSMDPILRSQEDEAIQRIVMEAPWFKACKRLCAYISSSALREVDTTQIMSHFLGSHPEDLQMQKKLFVPRVEDRNRNMRMLHISSTDDLIANSMDILEPAPVDADGNEREDVLFANEPVDLFLLPVTTTPFCQDIKSLQWSGIGSSLSKLHFVIQCR; this is encoded by the exons ATGACCAATCCTTGGACAGTAGCATCCATCCCCCGCTTCTTCTTCACCCGCTCCGCCATCCTCCGCCGTCAACCTTCACCGTGTTCCGGCGTGGCCACCATGAGCGCCGCCGGAGAAAAGAACTTCAGTTCGGACGCTGCCCATTTGGAAACAATTTTCAAGCAGAAAAAGGCCCTCCGTTCTGTTGTTAAAAGAGATCTCAAGTCCATGGATCCCATCCTTAGATCCCAAGAag ATGAAGCAATACAAAGGATTGTAATGGAAGCTCCATGGTTTAAGGCTTGCAAGAGATTGTGTGCTTACATAAGCTCTAGTGCTTTGCGAGAAGTAGATACAACCCAAATAATGTCTCATTTTCTCGGAAGCCATCCAGAG GATTTGCAGATGCAAAAGAAGCTTTTTGTTCCAAGAGTGGAGGATAGGAACAGAAACATGCGAATGCTTCACATCTCAAGCACTGATGATTTGATTGCAAATTCAATGGACATTCTGGAACCAGCTCCAGTAGATGCTGATGGAAATGAACGTGAAGATG TTTTGTTCGCAAATGAGCCTGTTGATTTGTTTCTTTTACCTG TTACTACGACACCTTTTTGTCAAGATATCAAGAGCTTGCAATGGAGCGGAATTGGAAGCAGCCTCTCAAAA TTGCACTTTGTTATTCAGTGCAGATAG
- the LOC104121641 gene encoding 5-formyltetrahydrofolate cyclo-ligase, mitochondrial-like isoform X3 has product MTNPWTVASIPRFFFTRSAILRRQPSPCSGVATMSAAGEKNFSSDAAHLETIFKQKKALRSVVKRDLKSMDPILRSQEDEAIQRIVMEAPWFKACKRLCAYISSSALREVDTTQIMSHFLGSHPEDLQMQKKLFVPRVEDRNRNMRMLHISSTDDLIANSMDILEPAPVDADGNEREDGLAFDKAGRRLGRGGGYYDTFLSRYQELAMERNWKQPLKIALCYSVQIVDEGTIPLTPNDILVDALVSPSGVIPISPAALEIRH; this is encoded by the exons ATGACCAATCCTTGGACAGTAGCATCCATCCCCCGCTTCTTCTTCACCCGCTCCGCCATCCTCCGCCGTCAACCTTCACCGTGTTCCGGCGTGGCCACCATGAGCGCCGCCGGAGAAAAGAACTTCAGTTCGGACGCTGCCCATTTGGAAACAATTTTCAAGCAGAAAAAGGCCCTCCGTTCTGTTGTTAAAAGAGATCTCAAGTCCATGGATCCCATCCTTAGATCCCAAGAag ATGAAGCAATACAAAGGATTGTAATGGAAGCTCCATGGTTTAAGGCTTGCAAGAGATTGTGTGCTTACATAAGCTCTAGTGCTTTGCGAGAAGTAGATACAACCCAAATAATGTCTCATTTTCTCGGAAGCCATCCAGAG GATTTGCAGATGCAAAAGAAGCTTTTTGTTCCAAGAGTGGAGGATAGGAACAGAAACATGCGAATGCTTCACATCTCAAGCACTGATGATTTGATTGCAAATTCAATGGACATTCTGGAACCAGCTCCAGTAGATGCTGATGGAAATGAACGTGAAGATG GACTTGCATTTGATAAAGCTGGAAGACGGTTGGGCCGCGGTGGAGG TTACTACGACACCTTTTTGTCAAGATATCAAGAGCTTGCAATGGAGCGGAATTGGAAGCAGCCTCTCAAAA TTGCACTTTGTTATTCAGTGCAGATAGTGGATGAGGGTACTATACCACTAACTCCAAATGATATTCTTGTGGACGCACTTGTATCACCTTCCGGTGTGATTCCTATTAGTCCAGCTGCGCTGGAGATACGCCATTGA
- the LOC104121643 gene encoding transcription factor BHLH089 isoform X2, whose amino-acid sequence MDPPIINEASFSAANPSSYSLAEIWPFSTAANGGGNGDLGGGGLGLRMSSFTDLLEAAANSVNESTVTEQSGRSGGGGGTAAVRKRDVNSEDDSSKLVSTSDANDLDGSVAKRQKASESKEENGGSKVEAESSSRTVNKGTEQSSKPEPPKDYIHVRARRGQATDSHSLAERARREKISERMKILQDLVPGCNKVIGKALVLDEIINYIQSLQRQVEFLSMKLEAVNSRMSHPIDTFPSKDLAPSAFDATGMIFGAQAPREYAQGAQSEWLHMQVGSSFDRAT is encoded by the exons ATGGATCCACCTATTATTAATGAGGCATCATTCTCGGCGGCCAACCCGAGTTCTTACAGCTTAGCTGAGATTTGGCCGTTTTCCACTGCAGCAAATGGTGGCGGCAACGGCGACCTTGGTGGAGGAGGCCTGGGTCTCAGAATGAGCAGCTTTACGGATTTATTAGAGGCGGCTGCTAACTCCGTTAACGAATCTACTGTGACGGAGCAAAGCGGAAGAAGCGGCGGCGGCGGCGGAACTGCTGCTGTCAGGAAGAGGGATGTGAATTCGGAGGATGACTCTTCTAAGCTTGTTTCTACTAGTGATGCTAATGATTTG GATGGTTCAGTCGCCAAACGCCAGAAAGCATCAGAATCTAAAGAAGAAAATGGCGGCTCAAAGGTAGAAGCAGAATCCAGTTCCCGGACGGTTAACAAGGGCACTGAACAAAGTAGTAAACCTGAGCCACCCAAGGATTACATCCATGTAAGGGCAAGAAGGGGTCAAGCTACTGACAGTCACAGCCTAGCAGAGAGG GCGAGGAGAGAAAAAATAAGCGAGAGGATGAAAATTCTGCAAGATTTGGTTCCTGGATGTAATAAG GTTATTGGAAAAGCTCTTGTTCTTGATGAAATAATAAATTATATCCAGTCACTACAGCGTCAAGTGGAG TTCTTGTCCATGAAGCTTGAAGCAGTCAATTCAAGGATGAGCCACCCTATAGATACCTTTCCTTCAAAAGAT CTTGCACCGTCAGCATTTGATGCCACTGGAATGATTTTTGGTGCACAAGCACCGAGAGAATATGCTCAAGGAGCACAATCCGAGTGGCTCCATATGCAGGTTGGTAGCAGCTTTGACAGAGCAACATGA